A genomic stretch from Desulfolutivibrio sulfodismutans DSM 3696 includes:
- a CDS encoding Fic family protein, whose translation MLQTDTIRITPELLKLIAACDEFKGAWRALGTLAPDRLHALRRIATIESVGSSTRIEGARLSDSQVEKLLSRLTITPFATRDEQEVAGYAQTMETIFESWADIPLTENHIRQLHRDLLRHSDKDARHRGEYKTTSNSVAAFDASGRQIGIVFETASPFDTPRRMAELVAWLTAEAGRGHLHPLLRIAVFVVVFLEIHPFQDGNGRLSRILTTLLLLQSGYAYVPYSSLESVIENSKEAYYLALRRTQGTIRTDTPDWQPWLVFFLRALEQQTRRLAAKVERERIVLAALPELAVRIVEQARMHGRVTMGEMIAMTGASRNTLKEHFRRLVGQGLLVRHGAGKGTWYTLP comes from the coding sequence GTGCTGCAAACCGACACCATCCGCATCACCCCGGAGCTTTTGAAGCTCATCGCGGCGTGCGACGAATTCAAGGGGGCATGGCGCGCCCTCGGCACGTTGGCCCCCGACCGACTGCACGCCCTGCGCCGCATCGCCACCATCGAAAGCGTGGGATCGTCCACCCGCATCGAAGGGGCGAGGCTCTCCGACAGCCAGGTCGAAAAGCTTCTTTCGCGTCTCACCATCACCCCCTTCGCCACCCGCGACGAACAGGAGGTGGCCGGATACGCCCAGACCATGGAGACGATCTTCGAATCCTGGGCGGACATCCCTTTGACGGAAAACCACATCCGGCAGTTGCACCGCGATCTGTTGCGCCACAGCGACAAGGACGCCCGGCATCGCGGGGAATACAAGACAACGTCCAACAGCGTGGCCGCCTTCGACGCCTCCGGGCGGCAGATCGGCATCGTCTTCGAAACCGCCTCGCCGTTCGACACGCCTCGGCGCATGGCCGAGCTCGTGGCCTGGCTCACCGCCGAGGCCGGGCGCGGCCATCTGCACCCGTTGCTGCGCATCGCCGTCTTTGTCGTGGTCTTCCTGGAAATCCACCCCTTCCAGGACGGCAACGGGCGCTTAAGCCGTATCCTGACCACACTGCTTTTGCTGCAAAGCGGCTATGCCTATGTCCCGTACAGTTCGCTGGAAAGCGTCATCGAGAACAGCAAGGAGGCATATTACCTCGCCCTGCGCCGGACCCAGGGCACGATCCGCACGGATACGCCGGACTGGCAGCCCTGGCTCGTCTTTTTTCTGCGCGCCCTGGAGCAGCAGACGCGCCGTCTGGCGGCCAAGGTGGAACGGGAGAGGATCGTGCTTGCCGCCCTACCCGAGCTTGCTGTGCGGATCGTCGAACAGGCCCGGATGCACGGCCGGGTCACCATGGGGGAGATGATCGCCATGACCGGGGCCAGCCGCAATACGCTCAAGGAGCATTTCCGCAGGCTCGTCGGGCAGGGATTGCTTGTGCGGCATGGCGCCGGCAAGGGGACATGGTACACGTTGCCGTGA